A window from Citrus sinensis cultivar Valencia sweet orange chromosome 3, DVS_A1.0, whole genome shotgun sequence encodes these proteins:
- the LOC102626697 gene encoding B-box zinc finger protein 25-like yields MKIQCDVCERAPATVICCADEAALCAKCDVEVHAANKLASKHQRLLLQCLSNKLPPCDICQEKAAFIFCVEDRALFCKDCDEPIHSPGSLSANHQRFLATGIRVALSSSCSKDAERNISEPPNQQASQTSVKMPTQQSSGISSPWAVDDFLQFSDFESSGKKEQLEFGELEWIADMGIFNDQLPQEALAAAEVPQLPVSQSNNLISSYRPTKFNMPYKKPRIEIPDDDDEHFTVPDLG; encoded by the exons ATGAAGATACAGTGTGATGTGTGTGAGAGAGCTCCAGCAACAGTGATTTGCTGTGCAGATGAGGCTGCTTTGTGTGCTAAATGTGATGTTGAAGTTCACGCAGCAAACAAGCTAGCTAGCAAGCACCAGAGGCTTCTTCTTCAGTGTCTTTCCAATAAGCTTCCTCCATGTGATATATGCCAA GAAAAGGCAGCTTTCATTTTCTGTGTGGAAGACAGAGCACTCTTCTGTAAGGACTGTGATGAACCTATCCATTCACCTGGTAGTCTTTCTGCTAACCATCAGAGGTTTTTGGCCACCGGAATCCGAGTAGCCTTAAGCTCTAGTTGTTCCAAAGATGCTGAAAGGAATATATCTGAGCCACCAAATCAGCAAGCATCACAAACTTCAGTAAAAATGCCTACACAGCAATCTTCGGGCATCTCATCTCCTTGGGCCGTGGACGACTTCTTACAATTCTCAGATTTTGAATCCTCCGGAAAG AAAGAGCAACTCGAGTTTGGAGAGCTTGAATGGATAGCAGACATGGGAATATTCAACGACCAACTTCCTCAGGAGGCTCTAGCAGCTGCTGAAGTACCTCAACTCCCGGTGTCCCAGTCCAACAACTTAATATCATCATACAGGCCCACAAAATTCAATATGCCATACAAGAAGCCAAGGATTGAGATCccagatgatgatgatgagcatTTCACTGTCCCAGATCTTGGTTAa
- the LOC102617686 gene encoding leucine-rich repeat receptor-like protein kinase PEPR1 produces the protein MHSIFHSCFHCIILIAFAALVPTIVHSATLATDTQVLRLLKRSIDPNTIPRSSFLDSWDFKLDPCESSGGQFLGILCSIPSDNSTSRITAIYLDSSGYDGFLTPSIGNLTELTTLDLSRNNFRGPIPDTITDLRKLTTLYLPGNFFTGNIPVGITRLKKLQTLDLSHNSLSGIIPAQLSGLRSLTALRLSHNAFSGKIPSLTGAWQLHTLDLDSNQLYGNLPKFPTSLRTLSLSHNLLSGHLSSLRNLVNLKSLDLSSNRFTGAISHEVLTLPQVVSIDVSVNRLTAIEMTTLSGDTHLQELDVQGNLLRGHLPINLVSLRNLTSVNLARNQLSGHIPKEYGAKLGSSWRSLFLDHNFLWGNLPPEFSSSITRIRGSLAKNCLSCPETIRLCHGGQRPASECVGQNDRE, from the coding sequence ATGCATTCCATCTTTCATTCGTGTTTCCATTGTATCATATTAATAGCGTTTGCAGCTCTGGTTCCGACCATTGTCCACTCGGCAACTCTAGCTACAGATACTCAAGTTCTTCGGCTGCTCAAACGTTCCATCGATCCTAACACTATTCCAAGATCTTCCTTCCTCGACAGCTGGGACTTCAAGTTGGATCCATGTGAAAGTTCCGGAGGACAGTTTCTGGGAATCTTATGCTCGATTCCTTCAGACAATTCAACAAGTAGAATAACAGCAATTTATCTTGACAGCAGCGGATATGATGGGTTTCTAACACCATCAATCGGAAACCTAACAGAGCTCACCACCCTCGATCTAAGCCGAAATAACTTCCGAGGGCCAATACCAGATACCATCACCGACCTAAGAAAGCTTACTACACTTTACCTTCCAGGCAATTTCTTCACTGGCAATATCCCTGTAGGAATTACCAGACTCAAAAAGCTTCAGACTTTAGACCTGTCACACAACAGCCTTTCAGGCATAATTCCTGCCCAACTTAGTGGACTAAGAAGCTTGACCGCCCTAAGGTTGTCACATAATGCATTCTCAGGCAAGATTCCTAGCCTTACTGGAGCTTGGCAACTCCACACACTAGACCTTGACAGCAATCAGCTTTATGGAAACTTGCCCAAATTTCCCACAAGCCTGAGAACTCTGTCTCTGAGCCATAATTTACTGTCAGGACATCTCTCTTCTCTAAGGAATCTTGTGAACCTTAAGtcattggatttgagttcCAACAGGTTTACTGGTGCCATTAGTCATGAGGTACTTACCTTGCCACAGGTGGTTAGCATCGACGTTTCAGTCAACCGCTTGACTGCTATAGAGATGACCACATTATCTGGAGACACACATCTTCAGGAGCTTGATGTACAAGGCAACCTGTTGCGGGGTCACTTGCCGATCAACTTGGTGAGCCTTCGGAATCTGACCTCTGTTAACCTTGCTCGTAATCAGTTATCTGGTCATATTCCCAAAGAGTATGGAGCAAAATTGGGAAGCTCCTGGAGAAGTTTGTTCTTAGATCACAACTTTCTATGGGGAAATCTTCCACCAGAGTTCTCTAGTAGCATAACGAGGATTCGAGGAAGTTTGGCAAAAAATTGCCTAAGCTGTCCCGAAACCATTCGATTGTGCCATGGAGGGCAAAGGCCAGCTTCAGAATGTGTAGGACAGAATGATAGAGAGTGA
- the LOC102626203 gene encoding uncharacterized protein LOC102626203, producing MYSNMGTQPGPGMPRPAADAQPNPFGNAFYGAGSGLIRGGLGAYGEKILGSSSEYVQSNISRYFSDPQYYFQVNDQYVRNKLKVVLFPFLHRGHWTRITEPVGGRLSYKPPIYDINAPDLYIPFMAFGTYVVLAGFTLGLQGKFTPEALNWLFIKGLFGWFMQFMLLKVTLLSLGSGEAPLLDVVAYAGYTFTGLCLAVLGRIVFSYSYYFLILWMCMCMGVFLVKTMKRVLFAEMRTHDSSRHHYLLIFIAFAQLPLFLWLGNITVNWLF from the exons ATGTATAGCAATATGGGAACACAGCCTGGGCCTGGGATGCCCAGACCAGCTGCGGATGCCCAGCCCAATCCGTTCGGGAATGCATTTTACGGTGCTGGTTCAGGACTGATCCGAGGTGGACTGGGTGCATACGGAGAAAAGATATTGGGATCTAGCTCTGAGTATGTGCAAAGCAAT ATAAGTAGGTATTTTTCTGATCCTCAGTATTATTTCCAAGTGAATGACCAATATGTGAGGAACAAATTGAAGGTTGTTCTCTTTCCATTCCTTCACAGG GGCCATTGGACACGAATAACTGAGCCAGTGGGTGGTAGGCTTTCTTATAAACCTCcaatatatgatataaatgCACCAGATTTGTACATTCCATTTATGGCATTTGGCACCTATGTCGTCCTTGCTGGCTTCACATTGGGTCTTCAAGGAAA GTTTACTCCAGAAGCTCTAAACTGGCTTTTCATCAAGGGATTGTTTGGATGGTTTATGCAATTCATGCTGCTGAAGGTCACTTTACTTTCATTGGGTAGTGGGGAGGCACCGTTGCTGGATGTTGTGGCATATGCTGGGTATACTTTTACCGGACTTTGTCTAGCAGTCCTTGGGAGGATTGTGTTCAGTTACTCTTACTATTTTTTGATCCTTTGGATGTGTATGTGCATGGGTGTCTTCTTGGTGAAAACAATGAAGAGAGTCCTATTCGCAGAGATGAGGACACACGATTCAAGCAGACATCACTATCTCTTGATCTTTATTGCTTTTGCCCAACTACCGCTTTTCTTATGGCTTGGCAACATTACTGTTAATTGGCTTTTCTAA